The genomic stretch ACACTGGAGAGGGCTCCAGGGCTCCTGGTCTGACCAATGATCCCcggttcctccccaccccccctccAGGCTGGCAGCGACGCGCGGGAGCCGACTGGTGAAGCGTGAATACCTGAGGGTGAACGTGGTGAAGACATGGTAAGGCTCCGGCCACAGGTGGGCAGGGCGGTAGAAGGGCAGGTGCAGCAGGGGTCAGGAGGGTGGGCAATCCTGGGCACAACAGTGGTCAAGGTACCCTGTTCCCTGCAGCGAGGAAATCCTCAACTATGTGCTGGTCCGAGTGCAGCCCCCGCACCCCAGCCTGCCACGGCCGCGCTTCTCCCTGTACCTGTCAGCACAGCTCCAGATTGGTGTGATCCGGGTCTACTTCCAACAATGCCAGTATCTTGTAGGTAAGACTGGGACCCCCTGACACATACCCACAGCCTGCCCTTGCAGCAGAGCCAGTGCCTGCCCCTCCAGGTTTGGCAGCTGCCACCTTGCCCTTCTTGCCCACAGAGGACATTCAACACATCTTGGAGCGCCTGCACCGCGCACAGCTGCAGATCCGCATCGACATGGCTGAGCTTGAGCTGTGAGCATCTCTGCCGGGCTGCAGTTGCCCCGCCttccttggcctggctcagcctggctccttAGCAACCCTCATTCtctcccaggcccagcctgcTGCTCCCTAACCGCCTGAGCATGATGGAGACCCTGGAAGACGCCCCAGACCCTTTCTTTGGGATCATGTCTGTGGGCCCGAGTCTCCCCAGCCCTTACGATATCCCTCAGGTAGGGTTCATTGCCTTGGAACATCTCAGACAAGGGAGTGGACAATGCAGAAGGGGCTCCTGTCCTCGTGCTGGCAATACCCTGGGGTGAAGGGAGGGAGCTCCGCGTGGTGCAGGGGCACTGCTGTTGAAGCCTCCAGGAAGAATCCTGTGTGCTTGGCTACTCAAGGCCAACAGTTTTCTGACAGTTTTCTCCACTGGAGGCAGCTCCCAACTCCACTCATCCCACGACCCAGACCCTCACCATCTACACCTGGCCTAATGCCCCTGCCCGTGCTGCAGGCTGGGGCTCAGGAGTGGCTCTCTCAGCACAGCCCCAGTCCCCAAACACCAGTCTGGTCCCTACATACCTAAGATGTCCCATTTCTTAGCCCGCCATTCTCTGTGGCTCAAGCTCCTATAAATCCTATGGACACAAATGGAAGCCTTCATCTGCCACCTCCAACAGGGCCTAATGCCGTCAGGAACCCAGTACTTTCCCAGGGCCCTTGTTGGATCCTTTGTGTGAACTGTCACTGGGATCACCCATACACTTGTCTCCCTACCAGGCTGTATGCTCCCATGTTGTGTACACGTGGCTGGAGGCGGGTGGCAGTCTGATGGCATACAAGTGGGAGTCATGACACTTATCTGTGTgccctctgtctcttgctcttaaTCCTCTCCCCCCAATCCCAAGATTCGACACCTCTTAGAGGCTGCAAGCCCAGAGAGAGTCCCTGAGGTGGCCTCTCCTGAAGtccccaaggagcccaggaagCCAGGTCAGCCAAGggaacttcctcctggtgacaggcaTAGGAAGGCTAGGTGTCTGCTGCGGACTGTATGCAGTGTGTGAAGGTTGGGACTTGTGTCTGTGTTTGCACATgtgtgaaggcaggagccatggtGGGGAGGAGCTGGATGTTTGCCGTGGCccgtgagtgtatgtgtgtgcacgcacatgtgTGAAAGTTGGGGcctatgtgtatacatgtgtctATGACAGATGgggcctgtgtgtgtgggggggtgtctgAGCACCACAacctctgtgtgtgagagacctTGTCCATATCTCACAAGAGTCCTGTGAGGTCAGAACCCTTAGCCCCATTTTACAGTTGAGGAAACTAAGGCTCACAGTGCTGAGCACCCAGGGTTGCTTTGCTAAGTAACCAGCCTGAGCCAGATCAGAACCAGGTGGCCCTGAGGTCAGAGTACCCAGATCTTGACTGGATCTTGCTTACAGTGCTGCCCCCTGAGGTCATCACCCTGAAGGAAGCAGAGCCCATCCGTATGCTGCACATTGAGGTGAGGTCCAGCCCCCTCGCATTACCCTCACCAGCTGATCGCTGCCTCGCTGGGCCCTGCCCTGGGCCACTTTGACCAGGATGGCACCGAGCCACCCATCCTCCTTTTTCCATCAACAGGGCGAGCAGGACCTCCCAGAGCTCAGCCGCCGTGACTTGGACTTGCTCATTGCCGAAGAGGATGAGGCTGTCTTGTTGGAGGAGCGCCGGCTGGGCAAGCCCAGGGCCCGCCTGGAGCCTGATGGTCAGAGCCCCTGCCCGGGTGTTCTGGGAGCCAGACAGTATTCCCCTTCTGCCCCTGAGAGCCTATCTTCTCTCTACAGAGTTCAGGGAGGAGCCCCGGGCCCCAGAAGGGGACATGGCCGTGCCCCCActttctcctccagctcctgtgCAGTAAGGGCGGACCCCTGcgtgggttggggtgggggaggctcaGTACTGGGAAGAAGGGACAGTGTCCTCACCTCTCCTACTCATTCCCCCTCAGGGTAGAAGCAATGGAAGTGTCAGTTCCAGAACCAGCCCTGGCacccgaggaagaggcagagaagctggcaggctgggagccagaggcCCTGCTCACAGGTGGGTGACGGGGGCTGGGGGACTGCTCTGGGCCAACACAAGGGCCCAGTGCCCCTGCCCCAGAGGCTGTGAAGGCCAGGGGGCCTATAGAACACAGCCAGGGTCTTGGTGTCATTGCAGAGGTGACCCCATCGCCAGAACTGCGTCTGCCAGCACCACCCAGTCCCAAGGTGAGCACCACTCCTCCTAAGCACCCTCCTCCCCCAGAGCGGCCTCTCCAGGCCCAGCAACACCGCCAGTTCCTACAGGGCCTGTGGGGTGTGGCCTGTGCATCCCATCTGGCCCCTTGACATATAGGGCAGACTTACCCAAGCCTCAGGTACTTTGAGGGGCTGGGTGTGGTGCTGTCAGCAGCAGTGGATAGCCTGGTGTCGCCCTTCCTTTCCCACTCCACAGAAGAGGCGCCCAGGCCCACCATCTCCCACGAGCCCCCCTGCTCGTCGCCGTCGCCGCCGCCAGCTACTGTTCTGGGATGAGGAGACTCAGATCTCCAGGGAAAAATTCAAGGAGCAGCTGCAAACCACAGCACACTGCCgggagtgtgtgagtgtggcCCAGCCCCGCAGGGAGGGCGCAGGTGGGGAACTTAAGGCAAAGCCCTTATGTTCCCTGGAAAGCATAGATGTGGCTCTGCAGCTCTGCAATGCCCCATGCTCCTGGGCTCCAAGGGGCAAGAGGGTGGGTGGGGCACCGAGGAGTAGCTTCCTCCTAACAGGGCTACCACCCCACAGCCCATGGTGCAGCCTCCAGAGAGGACCCTCAGGAGCCCCACAGAGCTGCTCCAGACCCCGACATACCGTAAGAATGGCAGGCTGGATCCTGGGGGTCTTTGGGACCCAGACCCCTCTCTCTTGGTGTTCTTCTCACACCTCAaaccctgtcccctccctgcagCTGGCCTGCTTCCCCCAGAACTGCTGGCCTTCTGGACCCGCTGTGCCCAGACTCCTGCGAGAGCGCTCAGGCGGAGGGCGGCCCGGGAAGTGGCCGAGGAGGAAAGGAGCAGGGCTGAGGCCATCAGTGACATTGAGGTAcgctcccccctccccccgctgCAGGCTGAGCACCCCAGCCCACAGTGCAGGCTTGCTGGCCTCAGACACCCAtgaggccaggagctgagctcccctcccctccccaccccaggtgcTGCGGGAAGCCCAGGAGCCCAGTGGGCCACTCATGCCGTCTTCAGGTAAGCTCCAAGGTTGCTGCGGTAGGCACTCCCTGCTCTCCTGCCGCAGCAGTTACAGCTCCATCAGAGCCAGGGGGAGGTTCTGAAAGAACACCTTGCTGTCCCCTAACCCCACCTAGAGCTCTCCCTGGAGCCTGTGGAGGAGGAAAAGTCGCGCACCATTCTCATCCCCCCGGAGGAGCGCTGGTAAGCAGCCTAGCTCTGTGGGTCCAGCCCACAGTGAGGCCAGTGGCTAGGGAGCCCCACCTTCCCTACTTCTTTCAATTCCCGTTGTctccccagggcctgggctgaGGCGGAGCAGCCAGAGCCTCCCATgttgcctgtggtgccagaacTCCCCGAGGTGCCCATGGAGATGCCCTCAGAGGTGTCCCTGGAGATGGAGCCACTTTCCTTGGAGGCTGTGCGCAggtgtgggggagagggagagggctgGGCTGCATGGGCAGGGGTGTAGCTCAGGCCTGGCTGACCCTGCTGCGTCCCTGCAGGGCAGTGGCACTGGAGTTGCAGGCCAACCGGGAGCCTGACTTCAGCAGCCTGGTGTCCCCACTCAGTTCCCGCAAGAGGGCCGCGCAGGTCTTCTACCTGCTCCTGGGTGAGTGCTGGCCATGGGTGCATGGGCAGGCAGGGCGGCCTGTGTGGGGACCTGCTGACCGCCCTCTTCTCCCTTTCGCCTAGTGCTTGCAGCACAGAGGGTCCTGCGTGTGGAACAAGAGAAGCCATACGGGCGCCTCCTGATCCAGCCAGGGCCCCGCTTCTACCAAGGATAGGGCCCATTTGTAGAGTGCCAGGAAACCGGCTCTATTAAACCATATCCTGCCTCATTGGGCCTGTTGGTGTCGTTTTTCAACACACACCTCTAGCCTCCTTGCTTGCAGAGCCATGTCCCAGCAGAAAGCAAGCAACCTTTATTAAAGTCTGGTGTCATGCCTCCACTGCGATGAGGCCAGCTTCAGGGATACCCTGTGGGGCAGCAGACCCTGCTGACTACAAAGGCGGTCCGAACTCTT from Ochotona princeps isolate mOchPri1 chromosome 6, mOchPri1.hap1, whole genome shotgun sequence encodes the following:
- the REC8 gene encoding meiotic recombination protein REC8 homolog yields the protein MFYYPNVLQRHTGCFATIWLAATRGSRLVKREYLRVNVVKTCEEILNYVLVRVQPPHPSLPRPRFSLYLSAQLQIGVIRVYFQQCQYLVEDIQHILERLHRAQLQIRIDMAELELPSLLLPNRLSMMETLEDAPDPFFGIMSVGPSLPSPYDIPQIRHLLEAASPERVPEVASPEVPKEPRKPVLPPEVITLKEAEPIRMLHIEGEQDLPELSRRDLDLLIAEEDEAVLLEERRLGKPRARLEPDEFREEPRAPEGDMAVPPLSPPAPVQVEAMEVSVPEPALAPEEEAEKLAGWEPEALLTEVTPSPELRLPAPPSPKKRRPGPPSPTSPPARRRRRRQLLFWDEETQISREKFKEQLQTTAHCRECPMVQPPERTLRSPTELLQTPTYPGLLPPELLAFWTRCAQTPARALRRRAAREVAEEERSRAEAISDIEVLREAQEPSGPLMPSSELSLEPVEEEKSRTILIPPEERWAWAEAEQPEPPMLPVVPELPEVPMEMPSEVSLEMEPLSLEAVRRAVALELQANREPDFSSLVSPLSSRKRAAQVFYLLLVLAAQRVLRVEQEKPYGRLLIQPGPRFYQG